Genomic window (Ananas comosus cultivar F153 linkage group 1, ASM154086v1, whole genome shotgun sequence):
atgaaaaaataattttgatttggtaTATAATTAAGAGACCTCCACACTAGttcacgctagtaataataactgggcttaaatattttgggtccaacgagttattattgttagcgggcCAGATCGTTACAATTGATATCAGATGCGGGGCATCTGTTATTTTGTTTGGATCTAACGAGGACGTCAAGGTCTAAGCTGGGAGAGTTTATACATATAAAAGACTTCCACATTAGTGCGGGTGTGAGTCGGataggaggaattctacactgtcatacttacaccatatcattaataacaagccaatcacatttcttcttttcaaacaaaagtacaataaaaatatttttttacaatcatgatgggacatatatccctaaaaggagatatttgattggtttgttacgccacgtcaccaatatacccgttgcattctagaaatTTTCGTCGGATAGACTTCCACACTAGTGCGGGTCGAATCATTACAGCTGATTCAACTGATTTCTTAAAATATTatctgaatttttaaatttacaaaatgttAACTCATCAACAGCactatttaaaaactttagttttttgagaataaaaacCTTGTCCACTTCGCTTCTTTTTGAGTGTTTCTTTCAcactcgaactcagaacctaCCAAACGACCTTCATGTACCAAACATTAGTAAaagtgattatatatatatatatatatatatacacacatacataAAACTAAACACACATAGTCAACTCCTCTCTTCCTCATTACACCTATAAGAAACTAAGAattaaagaagagaagaagataagTAATGGAGGAGTTCACATTCCCATCCATACCCCAAACCCTAACACCCACACACCAACTCCCCTTCCCCACTcccacccccaccaccaccacctcctcttcctcctcctttctTCGGCTCCTCGCCTCTCCGCCGCCACCGCAAACCGCCTCTCCCAGCTTCCGCCGGAGCTTCTCCTCGACCGCCCTCCGCCGTAGCGTCCTACCGCCCTCGCCTTCTCTCAGCGACTGCGGTCGCCCTCCGCTCGACGTGGAAGAGCGGATGGACATGCTGTGGGAGGACTTCAACGACGAGCTGAGGGCTCATCGGTGGTCGGTCAGGTTCGAACGCGACGAACGACGATCCCCGACGCTGCGCGAGCAGagacctccgccgccgccgccgtcgccgctgcTGCGCACGTCGCAGCTGCGGCGTAAGAAGCCGAGCTTGGAGGTGATGTTGAGGGTGTTGAAGAAGCTCTTTGTGGTGCAAGGAGCTCACAACACTACTACTGCTACTACtactgcttcttcttcttcttcttctacttcttcttccaaaaagaaaagaagttcaTGAAGCAACACAAGTAAGAGATTCATtggtcaatatatatatatatatatatatatatatatataNCATAGGAGTATATACAAAGGGATTTATTTAATGGgcaaacaaaattattattattactactattattattattattattattattgagatGCTACTGATGCAAGGTGTTGTAAATTAGTTGAAGCAAAGAATCATTTCATGTGCAATGCATGcttcaaaaatatcttaaatttttactctcatttttgtttttctccattaatttgtttttctcaGCTTAACTAATTGCagcattaaataaataaacattatGACAATATATTTCTCATATAAAAAACCAATGCCACAGATTCAATAATTTGCTTTTGTTTCTAATTCAAACAACTTTTAAATAATCCTATATCAAACCTTTTGTAGTGAAACacatgtgcatatatatatatatatatatatatatatatatgcacatgtGTTTCACTACAAAAGGTTTGATATAGGATTATTTAAAAGTTGTTTGAATTAGAAACAAAAGCAAATTATTGAATCTGTGGCATTGGTTTTTTATATGAGAAATATATTGTCataatgtttatttatttaatgctGCAATTAGTTAAGCtgagaaaaacaaattaatggagaaaaacaaaaatgagagtaaaaatttaagatatttttgaagCATGCATTGCACATGAAATGATTCTTTGCTTCAACTAATTTACAACACCTTGCATCAGTAGCatctcaataataataataataataataatagtagtaataataataattttgtttgcCCATTAAATAAATCCCTTTGTATATACTCCTATGAATTCAccatacacttttttttttttttgaaaaataataaagaggaatatgcttctaaaataattttaaaaaatatatattccaaGGACCTTTGTTTAACACTTCATTAATTGGACCAATTTTATGCCAGGGTGGTGTTGTCCTGTGATTGAATGGATTTGATTGGTCAAAAAGGAAGGTAGGATCGAAgtgaaattaatatattaattagaaaggtattaaatattaattgctATAAACTGGTATTGTTACATGTTTacatctaaaattaaatatatatatatacacttggtTGACGCATCATTCTCCAACTATTAGAAGAAtttaatacctttttttttttttttttttagaacggATCCATTTccctttatttttattaattaaaccgTAAGANTTAAGCTAAATTTtacttttgatcctcaaactacaAAGTGCCTGACACTTTAgctctcaaattttaatttattataatttttagtttgcaCTGTctgaattgttttttttttttttttcgaaatagaTAGCACAGTACCCActtcgcttatttcatttagaaataaatttagctgaaaatgtgaatcaactaggattcgaacttgggcctcggttaccaaccaccaaaccatttgccacttgctctagagacggtcggtcaaTGTCTGAAttgttataatcaaattttcataattcaatttagttaattaaatattgacaTGCCACTAATGTAAACATAACTACATAATGTGAAAGTGTTGTGATTAGCGACAcaacaatatttaaaatgtCATATTACTCCAACATCAGCAGCATGTCAATATTTAGTGAAGTAAATTAGATTATCGGATTTGATTATAGTAATTTATAGAGCTTgaataatgaataaaaaaaaattatagcaaattaaagtttcataAGCAAAGCATGACGTGactcataatttgaggaccaggACCAACAGTGTTATTTAAGCCTACTTAAACAACTTTATTCAAATAGTACTTTACATTAAATTGCGCACGTGGACTTAATTTGTGTACCTATTCAATAGAATAGGAAGTATAAAATTGTATATACCATTACTACATTGCTAAAACTTGTAGGCAATTTTGATTGGAAGAGAAATAGTGTACCTGTTCAATTTACATCAATAGTGCTTTTTTTTGGGAACATCTTTTAATTTTCAACATTAGTGCTATAGATACAAAATGATGTCTCCAATCTCTATAAATGAGATCTAAAGATTGTAAAACAATTGATCTAAGATTCATCTAAACTGATTTATGGAACTAATATATTACATCACCAAATATTGCATCTAAAGGAGACAATCTTGATACTAGATCACCCATATGCTATGTTCAGAGAAATAAACAATGTCATTATGATCATTAATCATCATATCTAAGATTTAAGGTTAAAACTAACAGATATCAGATCACCATTCAGCCAAGAAAAAGCCTAAAATCCGGTTAAAAATGTTGCTATTTTAAGCACTATAGTTCAAAAAGtggaaaaacaaaataaagtgGCTTTTATTGGTATAGCTGAGAAACTTATGGATGGGAATGTATATGTTGATTTCTCCCTCTACCTGTGGAAAATGAAACCCTGCAGATTGAAATTTGTCAGTTTCTGTTTCATGAGAGTTGGTACAAAACGAAGTTAAAAAGGAGAAAGATTCAACAAGGACCTTGATCATAATTCGTCTTTTCCGGATTCGGGCTCGCTGATCACTTCTCTGTTGTTTTTAATAAAGTTGCTGATGTCCGCTGCCGATCGGTCCCCTTCATATTTAGCGAGTTTGCCACTTGCTGAAACGAAGTATAACGTGGGGTAACCCCGGACTTCGAATTCCTCGGGCATATCATTGGCTGTAGCATCCTACAATAAAGattacaaggaaaaaaaaaggaattcaGGGCGTCACGAGAAGCGAAAGAAACCAGTACTATATAGCCAAAATACGACATCAACAGTGAAGAGGAGGGGTAAAATTAGAACATAAATGAACAGATGGAACATCAAAATGTGGCATATTAAGCAAGCTTCTTGACAACACCAGGGATAAATTGAATGCACAAAGTCGGGTAATGACAATTTGACTCGTGTTGTCATTCCTCATGCCTCCCTCTTTCCATACTTCAATTACTCGTAACATCAGATgtgcatattattattatgtatattataAGTTGGCTCAATTTTGTATGTTAAATTCGATCAGCAATAAATCATTATAAAGATATCTCGACAGGCCAACACCCTAAACTACAAGAAAAGTAGCTCCCGaatgaaaaaaagggaaaaaaatataatgacaTTGTCGCCTTTTAAGTAAGTCCCACCACCGTAAGTTGTATGATAGACGAGTTTGTTATCATGGATATTTCTAATTACCACTTAATACCCAATTCAATATATTTGGCTCAAAATGCTTTCCAAGTTATTAATACTTGTATGCTAGTACTTGCAGGACAGATAAAAAACACATTTGAATTGGAATTACAAACATAATTTAGAGCAGATCATTTTCTTTAGCAAGACAAATGAAAATGTGACCAAGGCACGATAACAACGATTAGCCTGTTAATTCAACTGCAATGTTTACTATGTAACAGGGGTTACCATCTTTGCGATAATCACATCACCATCACTCTGAAAAGAGCCTGCTACTTCCTCCAAGATAGGAGCCAGTTTCTTGCAATGCCCGCACCACGGTGCATAAAATTCAAGTAGAACTGGAACATAAAAGTTACAGATTAGCTTACAAAGGAACCAATAACAACTAATATCAAGAAAGCATCAAATAAAGAATTGCAAGAACCGGAAAGTAAACAAGAAGCCCTGTAGGCAATGGATCTTATATTCCCACACTTACTTTCTCAACACATTATTGTATACAAAAATTCCAGAAGATAAATAAGTGCTGAAGTACTAACAAAATAGTTATAATTAGAAGAGTTGATTGGAAAATGCTCGATTATTTTGTATTCGAAACCAAATTTGTCAACATCTAGCTGCTAGTTTAATAGAAAAGACAAGTTGTTTGTGTTAAGGTGTCCTTCTTTAGTCGtgtttagtattattattatgtcaGTCTGTAAAGATACGTGAAAATTCAATTACTAATTcagaaaatcaaataaaaaagatttttttttattcctctcaTTTCTTGAATAACAAAGAGGTTTTCCACGCCAAAAGCACTAAAGCAAGATTTTAGAAAGAGCCTAGATCCTACTTATCTTCAAAACTCCCTAGACACTCAATATTGTTTTGCTTTATAGAAACTCAGCGGCAGCACCTAGGATCCTTTATAGAGTCAAGAACATAATACAAATTCAAGCACTAACCATTCTTTTTAGAATCAAAAACCACTTCATGGAGACTGTCAGCCACAACAAGCTTAACAGGCTCATTGTTAGTTTCGGGAATAGGTTCTGATTTCTTATATGGTTTCAAGCTtccatcctgcatcaacacaGACAGTTGCGTAAGCATAATAAGATTTGTCATTAGTTATATCTACAAGAATATTGAGAAACTAGTATTCATGCTCTACAattaataactaaaaataaaatttaaaaaacaccACGTAATAGTAGCTGCTTTGCAAGGAGAATATACCATATATTCCTTCAGCCACAATGCAATATGTTCAGGTTCGAGATTTGGTTTAAGATATTTCGTACGTTCATTTTCTTGGACAATGATGAGGGGCACCTGCTCTTTCTTAAGGCCAAAGAACTACATATTCAACCATGGTAAAATAGTTATCAACAAGCACAGTAACAAATAGATGGTGTAAATAAAGAAATAGAAGAGCGAGTCCATAGAATATACCTGGAAAGCACCTTCACTGGCATCTAGATCACCAATCAAAAAGTTAATATTCTTTCCTTTGTAGCTCTCAGCAACCTCTTGGTACTTGGACTTGAACGCATCAAATAGCTCACTGCCAAAGTCCAAAAAGAGCATAGCCTGTTCATCATCGGATTACAAACCAAATAAGATTTCATTGAAGTTAAGAAAAGATAATATACAAGACGCCCGGTGTACAAATTTGTCAACAAGGCAGTAATGCTGGAACTACAAAATGCTACCAAAAGACCAGAGAGCATAACATACACAAAGAAAATCATAATTCTATCTCCAATAGAAGATATTGTAACAGACACTGAAGAGAGAGAACACAGTCAAAAGGCTATGATGAAACTTAGTAGTTGAGTTTTATCGGTACTTACTTTTGCATCAGGGCTGTTGAAGAACTTTATGACAAAAGGGTGGTTGCTGGGATCTTTATTGTAGGTAGTGACTATTGGAATACTAGAGAATTCGATGAACTTCTCCAAAGCTTCTACATGAAAATCCtgcaaaaataacaaaaagtagGCTACTAGTACGAGTACTTTATAAGCTTGTGTTCTTTTCTACATAGTTACGAAAGAAGCAATTCTTGAACGATCAGCAATTTCAATTCTAGTTATACCAAAAAAAAGGGCGATAGAAGCATTAAGGTACCTGTGAATCGACAAAAAGCTCATCAAATGGTTTGAGAAGCCTGACTAGGGGTGGTTTTACTGCTTTATCACCATGCGGGAGGAGATCGGCATCCGACGTAtgaaaaaaatcataatcaGACCGTAGTTTCTCAGCAGTCGCTGTGAAGTTTTGGAATTCCTCTCCAGAGAACTCGGAGAATACCCCAACCTATATAATAATAGACTTGGATGAGCCAAAGATAGTATTTTTGTGATACAGAAGTGAGTCAAAAGGAACGAAAGGCCCGAAGATTGATCTTACAACATAGATCTTCTTCTCGCTGATAAATTTATCAGCATCCTCTGAAGATTTGATTTCAGCAGATGCAGGACCAGCTTGCTTCTTCAAATACTCAACAATACCATCAGCATTTCGAGGACCTTTGTAATCTTGAATGTGCTTGCCACCATCTCGCAGAATCTTCAGAGTAGGGTAACCCCTTATCTCATACTTCGAAGCTAGTTCTTTGTTTACCTCTTCATTAGCATCAACCTTAGTTAAAATAACTGGAGGGTCATGCTTACTGAGAATAGATGCAGCCTTCTCATACTGCAAGAAGATACAAAATTTTCAGTACATAGGTAGATGATGCACGATGAGTCCGAAATCATCTGATCTTCATATTAATTTTTCCTTCAGTGAAGAGGTACATGATTTAACAGATGTATAAGGAATGTTTGTTTTAGCGAATGAGAAGTTTAGATTGAAATAGACTTTCAAGTGAACTAGAGTTCATATGAAACTTACTTTTCTTCCATTGTTTGTTTAACTGTGGATTGAAGTTTCCCCAGCTTTGTTATTTGTTTGGCAGGAAGTGAAATGACGTAAAAGCGGAAGTTTCCCAAGTCAATTACGGTATTTTGGGGAAAATGAAGTTACGttaaaccaaacaataaaagtggACATCTACGGCCGAAAATCATTTAGCATCTCTCcactttcggtgaaacaaacacacCCAAAGCGTACTTTTGAATTGCGGCACAAACTATGAATAACTCAATTTTACAACAAAAATCTTCCAATACTTTCGATTTTCTACAAATGCATTACACTCTATAAAAACTTTATGATATTCAaggggaaaaaataataattacctCAGGAGCAAGTTTCTTGCAATGACCACACCTGTTCAGGAAAAACATAGCAAGTCAGAAACACAAAATAACTCCACTTCGTGCAATTTATCAGTTATCACCATTAATAAACCATTTAAGAATTTACGATCCTTAGTTATTAGTAACTGTGCATAAACCATTATTTCCTTTCTCGATTACGCATAATGTGCCATCCAAGTtcttgtttttttattattagtttcGTAATTACTTTTTTACTCGCCTACAATCAAaagataagtttttttttgttttttttgttttccttttttcatgAACTTAGGCAATTAGGTCACTGGTAAACAGGGAGCATTCAATCAAATCCAGTAAAGATGATCAAAAATTGATAAGGTAAGAATCCAAACATGGATCGGGGGCACCCAAAGCCACAACAAAAGGCACGACTTTTCCTGAAGGAACGCCGCGATCATGCCAAAAACCCGATCGAACGAAGGATCTACAAATAAAAACCTGGAGATCGAAAGCATAGGACGAGATCGAGGGGATCGGAGGTGGAAATCACCAGGGGGCGTAGAACTCGACGACGACGAAGGCGTGCTTGGAGACGGTGTCGGAGAAGTTGGAGGCGTCGAGGGTGAGCACCGGCGAgggctccgcctcctcctccgccgccgctagGGTTAGCAAGAGGATGGAGGAGGCGACGAggagcgccgccaccgccgatggaatccgaatccacgacgccgccatgggggagagagagaggggtttaaCGAAGAGGATTTAgcgaagataaaaaaaaaaatctttttttacaGCTATATatagatacccatctagattcttcgtagctttttcgttaacattgcattaaattatatacaaaaaaaatttcaaatatttatctaaatttagtaaatatttactttagtaccctttaattttaacggtatcactaatttaaaaaaataataataataaaattgataagaaaaagagaaaaaaaaatcacggggggacaaattgatacattttaaactacatgggaaaaaagtgagaaactacgaaaccacatgggggatttctgaagttttccctaaactAAGCCTTAATCTGCCTCTCGTAGCTTTTGGAGGGCTTTGGTTCGACGTAAaccaaactaaaatttatatttagggcctgtttggatacaCAGTAAAATATCTCCAcggaatttataaactgtggtttcggtctagataaaatagagaatcctgcaactctaaaaaattccacggattcaatttttaacCTGTTTGGATATGCATTGTACAATTTTACaagatttttctaaattttaagattaaaagttaaaatttaaaatttcaaaaaaaatttaaaatttataaatttgaaaagtgaaaggtgaaaatttaaaatttgaaatttaaatttgaaattttcaaatttgaaatttacaaatttgaaatttgaaatttaaagtttgaaatttaaaatttaaaatttaaaattttaatttaaaatttcaaatgtgatatttcaaatttcaaattttaaattttaaattttaaatctatgttgaaatttaaaatatatgttgaaatttaaaatttagaacttaatGCATTTTTTTGAATAAGGGAGCTAaagaatggtggaatttttttcctttggttagagtggattatacttttactccattttttggagcatagtttaactatactccaaaaattacgttactttttttcctcccaaacgcttcataggatatTTTTTCTACCGCCGTAGcttagtttaactatgctacgttttcaggagtatccaaacggggccttactataaaaatattattttcactTATTTGAtccaatgtaaaaaatattttttataaaagtaattttacagatttgaaaaaaaattgaagttcatGTTTTTCACTGTTTTTGGGCAGAAAACGAATACTCAAGCTGCGTAAAACTTTTTTCGAtcatttttttccaccgaattaaataaatatgaattttttctttcgactaaataaatattagtaaaaaattattttttctataaatcaaacactacaaaatataaatcttttttcccataaaaaattattttttacagttTTATGTTGAACAAAATGGACCTTAATTATTctattactttatttttattttactataaa
Coding sequences:
- the LOC109717310 gene encoding protein disulfide-isomerase-like, translated to MAASWIRIPSAVAALLVASSILLLTLAAAEEEAEPSPVLTLDASNFSDTVSKHAFVVVEFYAPWCGHCKKLAPEYEKAASILSKHDPPVILTKVDANEEVNKELASKYEIRGYPTLKILRDGGKHIQDYKGPRNADGIVEYLKKQAGPASAEIKSSEDADKFISEKKIYVVGVFSEFSGEEFQNFTATAEKLRSDYDFFHTSDADLLPHGDKAVKPPLVRLLKPFDELFVDSQDFHVEALEKFIEFSSIPIVTTYNKDPSNHPFVIKFFNSPDAKAMLFLDFGSELFDAFKSKYQEVAESYKGKNINFLIGDLDASEGAFQFFGLKKEQVPLIIVQENERTKYLKPNLEPEHIALWLKEYMDGSLKPYKKSEPIPETNNEPVKLVVADSLHEVVFDSKKNVLLEFYAPWCGHCKKLAPILEEVAGSFQSDGDVIIAKMDATANDMPEEFEVRGYPTLYFVSASGKLAKYEGDRSAADISNFIKNNREVISEPESGKDEL
- the LOC109717317 gene encoding uncharacterized protein LOC109717317: MEEFTFPSIPQTLTPTHQLPFPTPTPTTTTSSSSSFLRLLASPPPPQTASPSFRRSFSSTALRRSVLPPSPSLSDCGRPPLDVEERMDMLWEDFNDELRAHRWSVRFERDERRSPTLREQRPPPPPPSPLLRTSQLRRKKPSLEVMLRVLKKLFVVQGAHNTTTATTTASSSSSSTSSSKKKRSS